The following DNA comes from Sorex araneus isolate mSorAra2 chromosome 5, mSorAra2.pri, whole genome shotgun sequence.
ctgaggcttaagtcgagaaaacagacgCCCCAgggtgaatattatttggagtcaactaactcccaacttacaaaagcatttactgtcttcctgtgtctgtacaaaaggAAGCTCTGAATTAaatatgcaaagaacttaaggagaagagaaaagtattATTTACAGGTTAACAGAgcctgattaggagataaaggtgattgactgttTGGGGAAgcaagcacaaagaaagaggttacagataaacacagaggaatgggagcactgtagtgtgagtaacccaataaacttaagctccctgtggcaaggtagaaaggacaaacccatgtgaTTCTACACTCAAGTAAAGAATTCAGGTGGTGCTTGTATATGGAATGAATTAAGAAACGTTGTTTACcattaatatttatcaaaatactaATGGTCACATCAACCTATGAAGTTACTCAATTTCAAAGACAGTTCTtgaaatggttttttaaaaaatagtctaatGGGCAGAGAACAGAATTATAATGTGTGAATGTAAGTTTGTAATCCACttataaatacagaaatacagtCCTTGCTACTGATTCTTTGATGAGTGGCTCCATCCCAGTCCCAGGTTGCACATGGCTGGCTGTGCTCATTCCAGGCTACCTATAGAGCTAGGTTTCTTGCAGGTGTTCTGGGAACTTCCTGTCAGTGAGATGACAagtgaggtttgttgttactcAAATTCTCTTGTAGTGTAAGATGGGTATACTTTGTTGTGGAGCCATTTCTTAGGAGTTTAGGCACCCGGTACTGGTTTTGGttagttttctaaaattttaaaaaaagaacatgtgtttgtttgtttgggggccacaccgggcgatGTTCGGGGCAACTtctgctcctgtgctcaggggtcactcacagcagtgctcaggggtgcagaGGAGAGTGGGGGTCAGTTTGACACAAAGCTAGCACCTAAaccccatactatcactccagaccttaattttgtttgataattgtagtttaggtaacatgtttgTAAATCAAGGCCAATGGTTTATTGTCGCTTGGtactgtctgttccattgttttgtttctctttgtcatagatgagtgaaatcacctggtatttgtccttctttatgacttattttgcctagcatgatatcctccacctccttccaagttgcagtgaacttgaagactttatctttttctttcagctGCGAAGTATTACATTACTAGTTAGTGCTGAAGTTGTTTTAGACACCCACACTACACCCAATCCTCTATTTGTGTTTCTACCCATCCATCTTTCTCAGGAAAACAAAGGGCATTAGGACCAGaacaaattcattcatttaaaatcaCTTGCTAAAATCACTcccttttgctgtttttttttttttcccctttgccttCTACATTAATTGATGTCAGTTGGCAGTTCCACAAAATGTGTCTCTCCTTCCTGGACAAGTAATTAGACTTCACGAAGTCCTAGAgcgagagaagaaaaggaggattGAGACAGAGTGGCCAAGTACATCTCTGAAAAATGAGAAGGAACCAATTGAAGATTATGTGGATGTACTGAGCCCTATGCCAGTGTAAGTAATTGAAAATTTATTAGATTTAAACTTATAAGTACTTAAAAATTTATTGGAttgtaattaattattaatttctaATTACCAAGGGGCTAGTCACTAACCTTATAAAACCAGGGACAAGAAGCCGTCTCATGGATAGGCAGCGATTTATTTCAAAATGCACGTCACACGTTTCCTCTCCCATATCATGATCAACAAAATGTGAGATGCAGATTTGAACCAACTCTATTACCACACAGGAAATCCCCTCCACCCACACATTTTGACTAAGTAGCTGTTCTTTCCAAAGcttaaactaaataaaaactgctgtgaagaaggaaggaaaagatggTTTTTCACCATACGACCACATGATTGGCTGCGtttctattttgaaaattataccAGAGAGTTTTAAATACCTGAATATTTTCCCTAATTTTATGGTCAATCAGTTCAGTCTTTGGGCTTTGAGCAGACTGTGTGTAAAGTGTGTAAGGGAGGttcagaggaaaaagaagaggtaAAGCACATGCTAAATTCAGTggcttttcatatttattttttccttatattgTTGAAAGTGTGACATAGATTATAACCTTGGAACCGTGTGAATAATGTTTACCTCTATATTTCTGACAGCAGGTTGTAATGTACATTCCATTTGTACCACAGTCTCTAAAAGCTGCCCACCGTCATTGTTAGCTGGAATGGTGGCATCTGGAGAAGTGACAGTTCAAAAGGCACACAAATGGCTTCTTTTCTCTCaatagaacaaaaaatatatatttatgttgtaGAGATAAATAGGAAGGTGGAAATAATTTCCAATCTCACCACTCAGATGCTGGCTGCTAATATTTTGGTAGATAGCATATCctgctatatttttttaaaactacatcGTTCATTGGCTACTATAATACTATGAAAATAAGATCATCCGTATTCCACTTTTCGCACACACTAAGACCAACAGTGCCATCAAGAATGCTGTATGATTCGAAGGGAGTGAGCTTAGATTCATTTAAATTATCAGTTGTTTAAAACATGGACGATATAAGATAAGCATATATAGAGATCTGTTGTATTCCTTAAGAGAAAGCACAGttgagggcctgagagatagaatGGAAAGTcaaagcacatgcttcacatgagACCAGAACCAGTTTGATCTGTGACACCACATGATCCCTGTAGCATTTCCCGAGCAGCATCCCTGGAGGAGCACTGCATTCTCAGGCCCTGCCATCCAGAAGCCAGCCTGGCTGATAAAGAATTGGCAGGTGAATGCTGCTTGGGGTACCTCCTGATgccccctcaaagaaaaaaatgagaattatttATAACTCAAGACTGAAGGTACATTCTTCATTCTTTTGTTAGATTGTCAAGTGACAGTAGTTATACTTTTCAAGTCCCTTTTGGGTAGAGGCATTGAAAGGATGAGGGAAAGAGGGCCCTAGGCATAGGCAGAGTTGTAGCACATACTTGTAAtaactaattttattattgtgATTGGAATAATATGGCTGGAAAACAGGGCAGGAAGGATGCTAAATAGTGCCCTGGTGAACTGGGGTCCACTTTGGATACTGGGGTAACGGGGCAGGTGTGATCAATGCAAGAGCTCAAGGATGCAACACTGTTTGGGTTCTCCAGATCTAAGCGTTTGGGGGTACTTAGGGAACACCTGAGGGTACTCggtgcctccagggctgcacccagcggtgctctgggaactacCTGGTGTCAAGGACACAACCTGCTTGATCAAATCTAATTTCCATGCTAAATCCCTGACCCAATAAAACTGGAAATTTTATGGTCATTGAGTagttcttaaaatttctttaaacattttttaagtaatgAAATTCACCagttaaaaaagacatttttgggggctggagtgatagtacagcaggtagagaatttgccttgcacacagtcgacccgggttcaaatcccagcatcccgtatggtcccctgagcactgccaggggtaatttctgagtgcagagccaggagtaacccttgagcatcaccggatgtgacccaaaaagcaaaaaaaaaaatacattttttctttttaatctctccTTTGTAGATGCTTTTATTCAGTATCCCGGAAAGAAGCAACTGAGATGCTGGAGAAGAACCCTTCCTTGGGAAACATGATCCTGAGGCCTGGCAGCGACAGTAAAAACTACTCTATCACTATCCGACAGGAGACAGAGTATGTTTAACTAAAATCATGTAGAGTTAGTAACAATATTACGCCACTTTAGAAAACACAAGAAATGCTGGCATTCTGATGGGgctaaaaatatgaacaaaagaaCAGACAGAATGTTTTATGAGCAATGCTAAACATTGAGCCAATGCTAATATTGGCAAGTTGGGAAGAAGAATAAGCAATTTAACTCTGAATATagtttatttgttcatttcaacaaatatttgtcaaGCAACTACCGTTGACCTAGTATTGTTCTAGTTATTGCAGACACAACTGAGAACAAAGCAACAtccttgctttaaaaaatttcatttttgtaagGAGACACGGAGGATAGATACACAAAAATGTAGTTATTTGGTAATAAGATCTATGGAAGTTGACAGGATACAGGTGTGGAAATTCTCAGAAGAGACTTAAAGTTAATTTTGCTAAGGGCCAATGTTATTACTCTACAGAAGTCAGAGGAGGCCCACTTTGCTGATGGACAATTAAGTAGAGACATGAAGAAATTGAGGGAACGGAATTTGCCAATATTTGGACCAGAACAATCTAGGTAGCAGGTATAAAAAtcaagaggaaggagaaggctTGGTTTGTTCAGGAAATATAAAGGTCACTAATACTGCAGAGTGGCCAAAGGGAaagtaatagaaaataagatTCCAGAGAAGACTGATCTCTCTAAGTCATTTTAACCTTctatgatttcattatttttttcttttaagggaaTGCTAATGTTTGGAGTTATAAATTTTAACTGGTAGATAAAATATGATAATCAATTTAGAATTTAGTTGGTTATCTTGAAACAAACCCAAGTGACGTAGAAATTATGACTGTCATTAAATGTCAGCTGCATTTGGAAGAATTCTtgagagaaaaatagatttttctgttAACTGCATCCGGTTTAAGGATTTTGTGTCTTTTCAGAGTTTAGGAACTTAAGTATCACcaacaaatataatatttttagactttactttcacttttaaaatgagTCTATGCATACAGATCTTCTATTACAATACTGAATCTAACTGCTTGAAAGCAAATTAGATGACACAAGagagcaatttaattttttattcagagCGTCCTTTTCTAGGTTGGACTGAATGTTGGATGCATTCGTGCATGAATCCTGTGCTATTCTACATGATGTGAATAATCTGAGACTTAATGGGATAAAATCTAAAATGTAATCATGCTTACCCCCAAAGCCATATTTAGAAAGCAAGGAGGTAGAATGGCCCAACTAGAGCAGCCTGAAGTTGGTGCAGTATGTCAGCTTATTTAGACTTTGAAGAATAGTTTATGCCTGAAAGTGACTAAGGAAATATTTAATGTTGTTGCTTGTATTTTACTGCACCTTTTCTATGATGGTATGAATTGCTATATGTTTTCTAATGCCTCAAAACAGGTCTTCTACAATGCAGTCTGTGCTTAAGTAGTCTGTGCTTGAGACTACTTAAATTTAAAAGGTATCATTTATAGAGTGTATTTGAATTTTAGTTTGTAAAATTGGGGTTTATAGAGCTTGTTGAAAGGCTTTGTCAGAAGCCTGTATAAGACTTTGTCAGAAGTCTAGGAAACACCTGCTTAACCCACAAAACCAATGCATTCTCTTACAGGTTGTAGGAGAAAAGTTCAGTCATGAAAATTAGATGATTGTGTCTGGTAAAATACTAGCTCAAAAAGAACAAGGTTGTTTACAAAGCAATCTTGAAAGTAAAGTGATCTCCATCTGTTAATCGATCAGCTGTGGGAGGGAAGATTGTAGTTCCCAGGAAGAAACAAAAGCCCATTCATTGCCAAAATAATCAAGTGACTCCTCTTGAGGTAAATAATTATTCTCCTTTACCCAGCCCAGTGATGTGTGACTTCATAGCATACTTCGGTTTTATTGAAACTGTTATGACTACATTTCAAGTTAGTACTGTAAATGCTTTGCAAAGTCGTTAGACAAGGAGTCTGTAGAAAATATTTACCCCCAAACACATTCTTTTGTAAATAATGGGGTCACAAGCTAGCAAAAATACTTACCACATTATTTGTTATTATGAGAGTGTGTATTCCCCTCAGCCCAATGGcagtttacttcttttttgaggTCATAGTCAGAAAAACTCAATAGAACACTtttataaatttcccccttttctttacTCCTTCGTAAAAACaaccaaatatgaaaaaaaacccaaatgttaAATATGGAAGTGAAAGGCGTGGTGACtagttgtttttgctgttttttgctTCAGAACTTAGTTCATTAGTCAAAAGTTCCTACAGACCCTGTTTTGTTGGCCAATTTTCCTTCCCTGCTTGACCATGAATGTTGataatagtgatgatgatgattatgatggtggtggtggtggtggtggtggtgatgataatataatgatgatgatgatgatgatgataatggtgatgatgaaGTTGATGATGctgataatgatggtgatgaccATTATTGACAACAATTATTGCCCTGCTTACATGCTGCGTGCTCTGTTGAAAGATAGGAACAATGCAAACAGAGACAGTATttctcatgtttttgtttttgtttgggaacacacctggaggtgctcagtactaccagttctgtgcttgggtgtAGATGCTGGCATGACGGACAGGAGCGGCAGTTAGCAGGGGATCATATAGTGCCCGgaaacttgggcctcctgcacagTGTGTACTAGTGTACTCTCTTTGGCCTCAGGTTTtgcaaataagcaagcaaagattcacagaaagttcttttttaaaaaaatttatttattttttaattagtgagtcacagtgagagtagttacagattcacaaattttcgtgcttgtttttccctcatgcaatgtttaagagcccatccctccaccagtgtccattctccaccaccaatgaacccagtatccctcacacccaccccagtcccatcgcccccaccccacctcgcctctgtagcgggacattccaatttgatatctctctttccttttgggtgttgtggttccaaataggggtattgagtggtcatcctgttcagtctctagtctactttcaacacgcatctcccttcccgcacagaatctccaatcacatattacttggtgttcccctctctatctgggatgactttcccccagcgtgtgaggccagcttccaagctatggagccaatctcctggtattatatactactattcttgggtattagtctcctactctgttgttctatattccacagatgagtgcaatcttcctatgtctgtctctctctttctggctcatttcaattagcatgatactttccatgttgatccacttatatgcaaagttcatgacttcatcctttctaatagctgcatagtattccattgtatagatgtaccaaagtttctttaaccagtcatctgttctcgggcactcgggttttttccagattctggctattgtaaacagtgctgcgatgaccatataagtacagatgtcatttcgactatactttgtttctccaggatatattcccagaagtggtattgctggatcaaatgggagctcaatttctaattttctgagaatcgtccatagtttttttccaaaggggctagaccagtcggcattcccaccagcagtggataagggtccccttctccccacatcctctccaacagcggttgcttttgttcttttggatgtgtgccattctctgtggtgtgaggtggtatctcatggttgttttgatttgcatctccctgatgattagtgatgcagagcattttttcatgtgccttttggccattcgtatctcttccttggaaaagcttctgttcatttctttgccccattttctgatggggttggatgttttcttcttgtagagttcaaccagtgctttatatacccttgatatcaaccctttattggacgggtattgggtgaatagaTTCACAGAAAGTTCTAAGCCTAGGCACATGTTTAAATTACTAAAAAATGGTTATTATTGAAAGTTTGTGCCAGGCactatatagaacttctcaaatACTGAGAATGGTTTCATGAGAGGCATTGCAATCTTGGTCTCATAGGAATTTGAACatagatttttctatttaaaaaagacATGCCCTTCAGGATTTCTATCCATCTTCTAATACTTTTTTCATTGTATTACAGATATTTAATTTGAATGTGCAGTTTTCAAAAATAACTGCATACTTATAAGGTTGTTTATAGTCggggaaacaaagaaaacaatctgTTACCCCAAGGAGGGTGTTTGTGAAACTGCCTCTGTCCAAGAATGTTTTCTTTACCAATCTGTAGATTTCTGAACAGTCGGCATTaactagatttcttttttcttttagagggAAAGGGTTGCTTAGGTTTTGTCCCATGTTTTTAAAGTAAAGCTTTAGAATAAGCCATTACAACTAATTTATTAGCTGTTTTCAAGCTACTGTGAGACAGGACAACATACTACTATAGAGAAAATTGGGATACTATGGTGGGCGAGCAGAGAGCCCTCTGAATGGAAGTATAGTTCAGTCCTAGGGAAATGTGACCTGGAAATGAAGAGATCAGTGATAAAAAAGGCCCTCTGGCAGTTTAACTGGTGTTGGTTAAGATAGCCACTGTAAATTGAACACATGTTAAATTACTTcgattttcaaaaaaaaacaaaatgtcagcATAGTGCTATTAACCTTTCAGCATTGGAAAGTCTTTGTTTAAGCACTTTTGCCATATAAATCAAGTGAATCCTAAGACAATCCTAATGTTTACTAGTATTCTACCAGACACAATCCTAATGTTTAAAACTAAGTGGCATAGAGACTTACTTCTGCTgtcagtaaaaattaaattaaatcttatGGGTCAGAGTGGTAGTATAGCAAGTAGTGAACTTActttgcacaccactgacctggattcagtcccctgcTACCCAGAGCCCTGAtggggtgaaccctgagcacagagccaggaagctctgagcaccaacaggagtggcccaaaataatagcaacaataaaataataacattaaaaattgaGGTGCATAAGGTGTGTTTCTTGTACATATACAATTCACAGTCAAATTACCATGTTATGGCACAATTCAGAGTGCTTTAACACTGtaaaagagaaagacattaaAATTCATCAGCTATACCTACATTCCCACTACTCAATATTTTTTCAGTCTCTAAATAAACTGATATCTTATTATAAGAtatcttatttaaataaagtgtggtATATGAGCTAGCAGAAGGATTGGCCCAAAATAGGGATAatatgtagttttcttatttctttatttattgctttttgggtcacacctggcgatgcacaggggtcactcttggttcttcactcaggaattacccctggcagtgctcaggggaccatatgggatgctgggaatcccatgggaagcaaacaccctacctgctgtgctattgctccagccctcaattttcttatttaatatagAGAATACATATTAGATTTGTGCATGCCCACATAAGATTTATATTGTCTACTTTGCTGTCATCAGAAAAAACTAGGTATTAATTTCTCCCAGAAAGTTTTCagttcttgatttattttattctattttttcttcactttcacCCACTTAGTGACCACACCTAAGTGTCTAGGTTCCCTACTTCCAAAAGAGACAAAACTGGtaaaataagggggaaaaaaagcgcaacaaatttgtgtatttgtatgtgtgtaggaGGGCAGCTGGGACAAACTACAAACGTGAGAACATTAAGTTTGCTGTCCAGGTGGTATTTTATATgcgcctttatttattttacccaACAGTATGATGGAACggaaattatctttttctttcttcagttctAGTATGCCACAAATCAAGCACTACAAAGTGATGAATTCAGGGAAAAGCTACACTATCGAACTGGAAAAACCTGTAAGTAGTGTTTGCTtgttgctgagttttttttttgcttcttcccACTCGTACCTTATATAATACACAGGCAAGGTGGGCAAGCTTCTTGCCGAGGAACCTCATGCTAATGAAAAACAGCCATTCAAGGGGCCCAGGTGGCAGCAACCTGGGTAAGAAGTGAGATGCAAGAGCAGGCAGGCGGAGAGAGTAAGATTGTTGAAAATTTCCACTTTTTTCTCTGCCTATCTTTGTGGCTGGGCTggagtgtgatagcacagtgggtagggcgcttgccttgcatgcaggccgacccgtgttcgattctctgtccctctccgagagcccggcaagctcccagagtatcccgcccgtacagcagagcctggcaagcgacccatggcgtattcgatatgccaaaaacagtaacaagtctcacatggagacgttactggtgcccgctggagcaaatcgatgagcaacgggaggacagtgacctTGACAGTGATATTTGTGGCTAGAGCTGCTTGTAGAGGTATTTTTGTTAAGCATTTACTTCACATCTTCCAATTCTGAGTATTCCTGTTTATTTCAGGTGGGGACATTCTGCAAATACCTAGTTCTTTAATATGTGCCAAGCAGAAGTTCAGATATCCCACTCAGTGCCAATAATGACAAAGGGATTTTTCTTTCTGGCCTGTAACTCTTCTACCTCACTGATATACAATGGTGTTAATGATTTTATTACTAGATAATTGTGTGAGGCCCAGAGCTCAGTACTTTACATATGCCATTTAATTTCATCGGCAACATTTTAAAGGTAATGCCTATTATACAGATGGAAAACTGTGTTTATACTAGTCTCAGGCAACGGAAATGTATTAAACATGAGCAATGTTCCAGGATGCTGGACAAATGGAATCTGATTTAAGACTTGGTAGTaagaaggggaagggaagtgATACAGAAGCAGCACGAAGGTGTTGATATGACTTCTCGAAAGTGGAGTTTCTAGTTCCTTTGCCACTCCAGTTCTTAGTGGCTGATGAAACAGACTTGTAGCGATGATAAGACCACAGGGTTGCATTTCCTGTGCTTGGATCATAACCTCGAGAGTGCAGTAGAGGCTTTTGTCAAGAGCAAGGCGCTGCTGATTTATATCACTCCGCTTAAAACGTAGCTGTAAGCACTTCTCAGAACTTTGTTCTCATGCTTGTACCTAATTGGAATTTTTAAAGCAATctgtgaaaacaaaagaaaaagaatctacCAGGAAATAAgagatcacccttgaccctagATGATAGAAATGAGGATAGGGAAGGAAACAAacaggatgggggttgggggagttaGAAGAAACGAATGGGAGGTGACAGGGGTAGGGTCAGGGGCCTGGAGTATACTGGTGGTGTGGCCatgtgatatatgtatgtatcaaaACTACAAAGCCAACATTACTGTAAGCATGAgtcaaactacaacaaccaaactgaaaaatgtgcctgtcaaggaggaaGACTGGAGGGTGGAAGGAAACTTGGGGACATTAATGAAGGGAaagtgacactggtgatggaagtggtattagaacactgtacacctgaatagcactgtagcactgtcgtcctgttgttcattgatttgcttgagtgggcaccagtaacatctccattgtcggacttgttactgtttttagcatattgaatacaccatgggtagcttgccaggctctgctgtgagggcgggatattctcagtagcttgccaggctctccgaaaaggatggaggaatcaaaccccggtccgCCGCGTACagggcacacaccctacccactgtgctattcctccagtccatACACCTGAATAACTATGCAAATCATAGCTgacattatttaattattttaatataaaaaaaaacttcgaatgaagtaaagagagaattaaaatgtcaaaaaataatcTAAGTGGCCAAGATATGGGAAGAAATGGTTAGAGGAGAGTGGACCTCTGAAATTAGTTACTCTTACTTGTCCGTGGTCTGAACAGCTCACAGAATAAGGACTACTCTATCACCATTCACAAAGCACAACCCTACTCCTTATCGGGGATGTGTTTTGAATGTTCCTTTTCATCTTCAAGTTTAATTGGGTTTACCCAGTTTAAACTCATTTGCTTGTATGAAAAGGTTTAGGTGGTAGGAGCTGTAACATTACTACCTCCTAAATCTAGTAAATTATCCTGTTATGATGAGATACTAAAATGCTAGATTCTCAAGCTTTAAAGTCCTTTGGCTTCAAGCAGAAATACTCTGTGGCCAAGTTAAGTAAAAAtggatttatttaaagaaaatagaaagtagaGTGTCTGAAAGGCTATACCAAAACCTTTATGGATTTTAAGTAGTTACAGGTTTCTCCAGTATCTAAAAAGCAGGGGGTTCCTATAATGTCTTTTATAAGCCAAAGCTATATAAAGCAAAAAACACTGATTATTAATTTACCTACAGGTTTTAAGTATTCTCAAACCCTCTCACGCCTCCACAATAACCTGTCAAATCATCCCAAGAGCACATCAAATCTAAAATAACACTAGCACATAGTAAGAGCAAACAATAtcataaatacacacatgcatgaacTAGTTgatgagacagagacaaaaatgcCACTTACTACAAAAGGTGAACACTTCCTCTAGAATGCAGTAAAATAtggtcttatttttttcctaaaagcaGAAATTCTCTTTGGATTTCTCTTGCTTAACAAGATCAGATACTAATCTAGGTATTTCATGAAAGGAAAGTGGAGAAGTAAGTATTTTTGGAAAGCAGAAGAAACCTCTACTTGTGGTAAGACACATCTGATTAGGACACTGCTGTCTTCCTTGATCCTCTACTCAAGTTCAAAACCAAAGGAGCCACTGTCTGCTTAACTTAGTCACATTCCCATGGAAAGTTGGGGAAGAGTAGGGCACCCAATTATTGTCCACCAAAATGTATTGAGTAGAAAAGGGGTAGTTCTTGAACAGGAAATCAGGTATGATCATAAAGAAACGGAACTCAGGGCTAGGTAAAACTTTGACTATTCAGTAAACCATCCAGGTGAGATATGAACGATTTTCTGGAGGTCAGAAAATGTGCAATTATTTCCACTAAATTTTAGTTGAGATTTCTATTACTCTATCTTTACACttaaccttctctctctctctcttcacataGATAACTCTCCCAAACCTTTTCAGCGTCATTGATTATTTTGTGAAGGAAACACGAGGAAATTTACGACCATTTATATATTCAACCGATTAAACCTTTGGTATGTTCCTCACTTTGTCGtgttatggaaagaaaaaaaagtcaataaaccCTGTATGTGATTTGTAATACTAATCAGATAGAACTCTAGTTCAGCTTTTATATTTATCCCTTTGCAAAATCATTTGCCACTGACTGTGAAAATGAGAATACCGATATCCTGATGAATGGTTAATGGGCCTACTCTAGAGAATAAATATTCTGAAGAATATCATGTCATTATACTAGTTTCCTTGGTTTTATCAATCAAGTTCAGAGATAAGAAGAAAACCCTACTAATATAAAGTTATACAAGCCAAATGAATCATTTAAAGGTATGGTCTAGCAACAATGCTAGAGACTCCCGACAGACTAAAatgcatgaggggctggagagatgggtcaACCGACTGGGCACCTGCCTGGAGTGGCTCCTCAGCACTGTGGGGTGAAACtcccaaataaaacaagataCTTCATTACTCCCccacgtgtgtgtttgtgtctacacacacatatacacactcagtGTTAGAATGCATGCCCTGCGTGTGTGAGaaagcctggattcaattcctagcaacattaaaaaaacccaccaaattaTGGCAATTGGAAATTAGATAAATTGAGAAAAGGTTTCATttcagtgcaaagtcaggagtgcaaaaaccaaaaaacaagggTAATGAGAAGCTGAGGACTACAACTATAGTCTAGCTTGCTGCAAAATTCACAGGGTGGCTTGTTTATAAATTATCAATTACTTGAAAGAGTGATAAGAGACTTTTAAACTGTGCACACAAC
Coding sequences within:
- the STAP1 gene encoding signal-transducing adaptor protein 1, with the translated sequence MMAKKPPKPAPRRIFQERLTITALPLYFEGFLLVKRSEYQEYKHYWTELRGTTLFFYTDKKSTIYVDKLDIIDLTCLTDHNSSEKNCVIFTLVLPKEEVQLKTENTESGEEWRGFILTVTELAVPQNVSLLPGQVIRLHEVLEREKKRRIETEWPSTSLKNEKEPIEDYVDVLSPMPVCFYSVSRKEATEMLEKNPSLGNMILRPGSDSKNYSITIRQETDMPQIKHYKVMNSGKSYTIELEKPITLPNLFSVIDYFVKETRGNLRPFIYSTD